One genomic region from Kwoniella shivajii chromosome 6, complete sequence encodes:
- a CDS encoding acetate kinase has protein sequence MSYLLAINCGSSSIKGKLFRIPKSKSDPLEFQSALEVVNIGSKDDKVKIKITWEEGKGDNLTEEGKNGDDVDYESLIPFLLDHLTSSGNLQKEDIKYVTHRIVHGGIHTKGITVTKEHEEALEEMDKLSEFAPLHNHHAVVAVRSCLDALPHHTSLMVFDTLFHASLPEEVYTYALPPPDRELAMPLRKYGFHGLSYASIVQSMAEKLGKKVEDVNIVVAHLGSGASACCIKGGQSIDTTMGLTPLEGLIGGTRSGTIDPTAIFHLTANPAEGVDFKDYTVSKAEILLNKKSGLSALAGTTNFGTIISRLSPSNCSKEEHEKAVLAYNVYMDRLLNYISSYLFKLISTTAIEKIDGLVFSGGIGEKGSKLREDVLEKLKWLGAEVDKQKNDGKHTGKVTEITTGPSKLRGWVVETDEEGWSAKLARDEFDF, from the exons ATGTCATATCTCCTGGCCATCAATTGCGgttcctcttccatcaaggGAAAATTGTTCCGTATaccaaaatcgaaatcagatCCATTGGAATTCCAATCCGCTTTGGAAGTAGTTAATATTGGATCAAAAGATGACAAAGTAAAGATCAAGATTacatgggaagaaggtaaaggtgataatctaacagaagaaggaaagaatggtgatgatgtcgacT atgaatccCTGATTCCTTTCTTACTTGACCATCTGACTTCTTCTGGTAATCttcaaaaggaagatatcaaatATGTCACCCACAGAAT CGTGCACGGCGGTATTCATACCAAAGGAATAACGGTGACGAAGGAACACGAAGAAGCACTCGAGGAAATGGATAAGTTGTCTGAATTCGCTCCTCTCCAC AATCACCATGCTGTTGTTGCAGTACGATCGTGTTTGGATGCTTTACCTCATCATACTTCGTTGATGGTATTTGACACCCTATTCCAC GCTTCTCTCCCAGAAGAAGTATACACATacgctcttcctcctccgGACAGGGAACTTGCTATGCCTTTGAGAAAA TACGGATTCCACGGTCTATCATACGCTTCAATCGTTCAATCTATGGCTGAGAAATTAGGAAAGAAAGTAGAAGACGTTAATATTGTCGTGGCACACTTGGGAAGTGGTGCTTCAGCATGCTGTATCAAAGGAGGACAGTCGATTGATACTA CCATGGGTCTCACGCCTCTCGAAGGGCTAATTGGCGGTACCAGATCAGGCACTATCGATCCAACAGCGATCTTCCATCTAACTGCAAATCCCGCAGAGGGAGTAGACTTTAAGGATTACACCGTTTCCAAAGCGGAAATACTGCTAAATAA AAAATCTGGTCTTTCCGCTTTGGCAGGAACTACAAATTTCGGTACTATCATCTCTCGACTTTCTCCTTCAAACTGCAGTAAGGAGGAACACGAAAAAGCTGTCTTAGCCTACAATGTATATATGGACAGACTGTTGAATTACATTTCATCATACTTATTCAAGCTTATTTCCACAACGGCAATAGAGAAGATTGACGGATTAGTGTTCTCAGGCGGTATAGGCGAGAAGGGTTCGAAGCTGCGTGAGGATGTATTGGAGAAACTAAAATGGCTCGGTGCGGAAGTGGACAAACAGAAGAACGACGGAAAACACACAGGAAAAGTCACCGAGATAACCACGGGACCAAGTAAATTGAGAGGATGGGTGGTTGAAACCGATGAAGAGGGCTGGTCAGCCAAATTGGCgagagatgaatttgatttttaG